Proteins from one Ipomoea triloba cultivar NCNSP0323 chromosome 1, ASM357664v1 genomic window:
- the LOC115996212 gene encoding probable WRKY transcription factor 40 yields MGSCLEHNSPSMDIDLNATVNEIPMRDGEHDTMLEEELKETRAENKRLSAALSAMCENYGSLQSQLLDLMQERSWKRRNSDRDTATCGSSEIGYDEATVSKRPREIRTNISRVHVQTDPSDTSLIVKDGYQWRKYGQKVTRDNPSPRAYYKCSFAPSCLVKKKVQRSVEDKSILIAIYEGEHNHPHPSETTQTFTLASQHGYTTASQTSNLGLGFHNNIQQRSSCDSTIMDTKEIQQLLVEKMASSLTNDHSFTEALAAAISERILDNPLD; encoded by the exons ATGGGCAGTTGCTTGGAACACAATTCTCCTTCTATGGATATAGATCTCAATGCTACCGTCAACGAAATTCCG ATGAGGGATGGAGAACATGATACGATGTTGGAGGAAGAGTTGAAGGAGACTAGGGCGGAGAACAAGAGGCTGTCGGCGGCGCTGTCGGCGATGTGCGAAAACTACGGCAGCCTGCAGAGTCAGTTACTGGATTTAATGCAAGAGAGATCGTGGAAGAGGAGGAATTCCGACCGGGACACGGCAACCTGCGGGAGTTCCGAAATCGGGTACGATGAAGCAACGGTATCCAAGAGGCCTAGGGAAATCAGAACTAACATCTCCAGAGTTCACGTCCAGACCGATCCATCCGACACCAGCCTT ATTGTGAAAGACGGATATCAATGGCGAAAGTATGGTCAGAAAGTAACGAGAGATAACCCATCTCCTAGAGCATACTACAAATGCTCTTTTGCACCTTCTTGTCTTGTGAAGAAAAAG GTGCAGAGAAGCGTGGAAGATAAATCCATCTTGATAGCTATATACGAAGGTGAACACAACCATCCCCACCCATCAGAGACAACCCAAACATTTACCTTAGCATCACAACATGGCTACACGACAGCTTCACAAACATCTAATCTAGGATTAGGATTTCACAATAACATACAACAAAGATCATCATGTGATTCCACAATAATGGACACCAAGGAAATACAACAACTCTTGGTTGAGAAAATGGCTTCTTCCTTGACAAACGATCACAGCTTCACTGAAGCACTGGCAGCAGCCATATCCGAGAGGATATTAGACAACCCCTTAGattga